The Candidatus Thorarchaeota archaeon genome includes the window GATTCAGTTCTCCTTAGGACACGGAATCCGATTGGATGACGCTACCGGATGCAGTATCCTTGCCAACCTGGTAGATGGTTCTTTTTGCTCTGCAGTGCACATTGCACAATCGACAGACATTAAGATGGCTTGGAATCGATTGAACATGAGCGGAGAACCAAACCTTTTCACTCGGTCTTCTTCTGACATCGAAGTAGCCCTTAACGCTTTCATTAATGCCACAGTATCTCATTATGAATCTGAGTCTTGCTCCGATATTCAGTTCCACAATGGAAGTCACGGGAACTACTATGATACCTATACGGGTAACGATACGAACGGAGACCTCATCGGGGATTCCCCATATTCTCTGGATGCTGATTTTGAGGATCCGTATCCCTTGATGACTATGTCAATGCTGGAAGAAATGTGGGCGAAGGAATTTGATATCCCCAATACTAACGAAGGGGAATCTCCCAGAAATGGATTCTTTTCCGAGTCTGTCATCGGATCTTTACTCTTTCTGGCTCCGGCAATTCAAATCTTTGCTGTGTCGATTATCTTGATAGAGTTGCGCCGGAGGAGATAACCCGACTCTTCTCTATGAGAATGATAGGCTCTTTCTTGAAGATGCCTCAAAGCCCAGTACTGGAGTTTATGCGAGGGGGAACCTATATTGGAATTGCTGTCCGCCCCATCGACTGGGAGATTCTCTCTTCTCAAGAAGTTTCTTTCCTAGAAGCGAGTGTAGTGGCCCTGTACGTGAGTATATGGTTTTTTGCGGAAGACCAGATAGTTTGTGGATATTGTACTTGTTCCGCCAACCTGATTCAGCCAGCCTTTTGTTCTTGTCAACGTCATATGCATAGGCTAGGGCAAGTGCATACAGGATTTCTTCCTCTTCTTGCGTTGCTTCGATTTCAATTCCTAAAATCAGGTTGATTTTTGAATCAAGTTGCATTTCTGCTTGTGTCAAGGTATTCGTCCTTCTTTCGTTTGATTTTGTTTCTCTCTGTCAGAAAGGGAAGGTCCCCTCCGACACTTTCTGTATCATGCCAGACATACCGTTCTATTGGTCATGTCTGACTTCTATGATATAGCAAAAAGAATAGGTCTTTTTCTCCAAAGGATTAGATGGATCATAACCACTCTAAGACAGAAATAAGAATTATCTTCCCCGAAAACAAAAAATGAGGCCCCTAGAAAACAAAAATACAAAAACTGAACCTTTTCCAAATCAAGCCGGGTGGTCCGGTGATACAGATTTTCTGTCTGGGCACATTGTGTGATCACTCTCTGAAACTGAGTCGTTCTTTCCATGAATCTGGCTTGATGAAGGTCGTCGACATACGTAAGAAAGATATGTGTTCACAGGCAGCTCCGTTTTATGAGGCTCCGGAAGAAATCCATATTGGCACTTGGAATAATTCTGATCATTTCTATCCCAAGTATTTTCTTTGTCATGAACATCCTTACACCTCGTGAACCAGAACCGTTCGATCTGGACGATGCACCCCAAGAAATGCTTAACATTCAATCCCGCCTTCAACAGAAACTGAACTCGGGTAATTTTTCGTGGGCGGATATTCCTGATTACGTTACATTCTGTCAATATGTGGCGGACAACTCGCCGGCAGTTCATGACGCTGTAAAAGGCAAGAACCAGGTTGCGGCGCTTGATGTAGAGGATGAAGGGTGCATCATCTATGAGATTGCAAATGATGAGCTTGACGTCCGTCATTCGTCTACTCTACCTTCGGAGCCCGATATCATTGTCTCTATGTCTTTAGATGTATTTGTCAGTCTGGTCAAGATGGAACAGACAGCCATAGCGGCATTTCAGAATGGCGACCTAGGTCTAGAGGGATCATTTAGTGAGGCATTAGAAGTTTACAACATATTCTCTACATTTAATGCTACACTCCTTGGCACATCCATCGATGATAGTGAAGGAATGATTCAATTTCAGATAACCGCTAATCGGAGCGAGTCATACGACCCTGGTCTCACACTTTTCCCTTGTGTTGAGATTACTATCACGAACGGAACTCGCACTATGGGAACCGGTCATCTTTTTGTTGTTGACGAAAGTGGGAAAATCATTGCTCGGCTTGATAATACTCTTCACAACGTTCACAAATTCATCAATTCTACAACTGTGCTGATGGGGGGACAAGGTGGCAATCTGGAGCTTTGGAACTACAAGACGGAAGTGACTGAAACTCTGCCTATTCCTGGTGGGCACCACGCATTCGAGTATAACCCTCATACTGATACATTCATGGTTCTCGAATACGCATATTCAGAGGAAACGTGGGACGGAAAACCAGTCCTTTATGATGTTATCTCCGAGTACAACCGAGACGGCGAACTGATTTGGCAATGGGATGG containing:
- a CDS encoding aryl-sulfate sulfotransferase; translated protein: MALGIILIISIPSIFFVMNILTPREPEPFDLDDAPQEMLNIQSRLQQKLNSGNFSWADIPDYVTFCQYVADNSPAVHDAVKGKNQVAALDVEDEGCIIYEIANDELDVRHSSTLPSEPDIIVSMSLDVFVSLVKMEQTAIAAFQNGDLGLEGSFSEALEVYNIFSTFNATLLGTSIDDSEGMIQFQITANRSESYDPGLTLFPCVEITITNGTRTMGTGHLFVVDESGKIIARLDNTLHNVHKFINSTTVLMGGQGGNLELWNYKTEVTETLPIPGGHHAFEYNPHTDTFMVLEYAYSEETWDGKPVLYDVISEYNRDGELIWQWDGRNHYPFNSTVHSSLGINETNRAGADWMHSNSFVWDKAEGVIYLNIRNQDTILKINRATKDIEWAAGRWGSFTVLAENGTSVDSLWAHSHSLESIGPNRFILFDNDFYNPSRLSTMHLDNASGYSGFVEFEIDEENEVIQETWSWRAENESYYFPASGGDADRLPNGNTIGLFGDTSLLLAEREPVIMTEVARTGEIAWELRVPGVNDTYYWVHRLERFYDKPKIQISP